One Acanthopagrus latus isolate v.2019 chromosome 12, fAcaLat1.1, whole genome shotgun sequence genomic region harbors:
- the LOC119030164 gene encoding mediator of RNA polymerase II transcription subunit 13-like isoform X1, producing MTTTANWVANGASLEDCHSNIFSLAELTGIKWRRYGFRSSGEYGPVISAPAQDDPVLRSFMRCVQANLLCVWRRKIKPDAKELWIFWWGEEPNLSDVIHHELIVAEEGLWECGLSYECRTLLFKAIHNLLERCLMDKGFVRIGKWFFKPHELEEKSLANSEHLSCSFSFFLHGESNVCTSVEIAQHQPAYHITEHHIRLAQTSVTPVQVVLSPYGLSGTLTGQTYKMSDPAARKLMEEWSYFYPVVLQQKEGGGEKEKEEASQGYDRAGHVAVEVIVGGVRMTYPAALVLIAQGDLPVEQPPPVPAAQGLCREQNHCSVPLTPPTSPQQPCSADSGFVTSASSVPTPDSSMGVTSISPKHSGKKLTCQVVHQAWRECYLNQPQYTSNQPTDATPKKEVPNGGATWDFNDLGARVSCSCSRLKQQKLNLTAASTANPQASANPTQSSGPSLYPPSLPKHKTSDKTEKADKQSKRPATIPFHHRLSVTQETPLEQDSPGGPQLGGLVALEPPMEPLAALPSCKYPKPLSNGRKAPESLLHSPMSPLPPTLSPHPVDMPVCPDGALGMGMIASETAVYTALLRQRENGAGWWRGFRTPRTDKTDFRPPELPSDKLEEVKTETATEGAPLKRLYTQTLKRFKISEERVRDHIHTLGLFQQPGVEVLREPGDDPYDFKEGDIEYTFSSSKRLKGQGREPTKKAKQGEEITSNGALPDGKDAMSIFNSAPKSDESGQDDGAAKANPSLTREKDLVVNISDLDNIFDEDEEELGTVYPNQHSTKLAVSTEDRPPGKEGRVAVPYPSTVADLQRMFPTPPSLEQHPAFSPIMTYRDTPSQEPPAPSGAVDHLPPLASAHHTEYRMEIEEGMVSPRQEDIKPQIGSSMFAPLSCLPSQTLPPLKIPEQCYYRPSWALMPKMEHFSAVMHAQNNAFIRDGYTNVPSVNALTDQEYGQMSATTASVSTTVGILPSPATPRFSVPTPRTPRTPRGINAAGSGQGSVKQDGTEFSSPVSTPSTSLPLSSVDPLARPGPSLPEAHSLYAVLLLSDSVLNVFKDRNFDSCCICACNMNVKGADVGVYIPDSTCEDQYRCMCGFSAIVNRLLAHGTGLFLEDELDIFGRTSEVGRAAERRLALCRRDPALGDPRAKRPQDAAPASPAAMILLQEQCSQPISSLASLHLPLSCSCHGRKGALLQSWMSEKQWADGSDACVECYNALEQGLQYVDNPTGGKVDPAVVRSTALHSWPHTNVVDMSMLSSQDMVRMLLSLQPFLQDAIQKKRTGRTWENIQHVQGPLTWQQFHKMAGRGSYGSEESPEPLPIPTVLLGYDRERDFLALSPLALPFWEKLLLEPYGGQRDVAYLVLCPNSPSLLAAARAFFQELSAVYETCRLGKHRPLAKVSRDGLVRVGEDVEPEKLEELDVDQWLTGPWAGQQHTDNLSKLKLYAYTCKQQVGPQLSALPLDGSLLVPPKVQPPINPTSSAQPAPSGQPQAWGPEGEQAPGAAGSGNAPTPSGATSNQAGETTQGATSDSKGPSGATPSANTPAENSEISSEQSRIGIPTVADSTDSHANPPAIVIYIVDAFLSSSGVRNDGGEEDETDEVEAGSIWLLGLLRCYTEMLQTLPETMRPALVLQVVPCQSLLQPASGESHLYLQHLRSLAFSCYSQCRRLLPQQTHIKSLTGFGPVSTVSSVLKSPDHPSPLQLYCPPFILGPTRPKQPEQGEIWAEIPPKYNVLFVGYCLSHDQRWILVSCTDQQGELLETCIINIDVPSRSRRPKVSARKMGLQKLWEWCIGLIQMTSLPWRIVIGRLGRLGHGELKDWSSLLGEHSLHSIGRQLKEACRICGISAADSPSILSACLVAMEPQGSLVVMPDAVTMGSVFGRSTALNLQTSQLNTPQDASCTHILVFPTSATTQLAPSSYPTEDNNDDMFDLPFPDELENDIGHDMMLITGNLHPSPNTSPVPSPGSPSGMGMGSHFQHTKSQGERLLSRDSPPEELKQQPLALGYYVSTAQANGLPHWFWASCPQAESQCPLFLKASLHHHISIAQSDELVSEKTKRTPHPLDSKTTSDVLRFVLEQYNALSWLTCTPATQDRQSCLPVHLAILIQMYNAILNML from the exons TGAACACCTATCatgctccttctccttcttcctccacGGGGAGAGCAACGTGTGCACGAGCGTGGAGATCGCCCAGCACCAACCTGCTTACCACATCACAGAACACCACATCCGCCTCGCGCAGACCTCCGTCACACCAGTGCAAG TGGTCCTGAGTCCGTACGGCCTGAGCGGCACTCTGACGGGTCAGACCTACAAGATGAGCGACCCGGCGGCACGGAAGCTGATGGAGGAGTGGAGCTACTTCTACCCCGTGGTACTCCAGCAGAAAGAGGGAGGcggagaaaaggaaaaagaagaggcGAGCCAGGGCTACGATCGCGCCGGTCACGTGGCGGTGGAGGTCATCGTAG GTGGGGTAAGGATGACCTACCCAGCTGCTTTGGTGCTGATTGCCCAGGGGGACCTACCAGTGGAGCAGCCTCCACCTGTTCCTGCCGCTCAGGGCCTCTGCAGGGAGCAGAACCACTGCAGCGTGCCGCTCACGCCGCCCACGTCGCCGCAGCAGCCCTGCTCAG CGGACAGCGGCTTTGTGACCTCCGCCTCCAGCGTCCCCACGCCGGACAGCAGCATGGGCGTCACCAGCATCAGCCCGAAGCATTCTGGGAAGAAGCTAACCTGTCAGGTGGTCCATCAGGCCTGGAGGGAGTGCTATCTCAACCAGCCTCAGTACAC ATCAAATCAGCCGACTGACGCGACGCCCAAGAAGGAAGTGCCAAATGGAGGAGCCACGTGGGACTTCAACGATCTGGGAGCGAGAgtgtcctgcagctgctccag GTTGAAGCAGCAGAAGCTGAATCTGACCGCCGCGTCCACTGCCAACCCTCAGGCCAGTGCCAACCCCACTCAGTCCTCTGGCCCGTCATTAtaccctccctccctgcccaAACACAAGACCAGTGACAAGACGGAAAAGGCTGACAAACAGTCCAAGAGGCCGGCCACCATCCCCTTCCACCACCGCCTGTCTGTCACACAGGAGACCCCTCTGGAACAGGACTCACCGGGAGGGCCTCAGCTCGGGGGTCTCGTGGCGCTGGAGCCGCCCATGGAGcctctggctgctctgccaAGCTGCAAGTATCCCAAACCGCTCTCCAACGGCAGGAAAGCCCCCGAGTCCCTCCTCCACTCGCCAATGTCTCCTCTCCCGCCCACACTCAGCCCGCACCCCGTGGACATGCCTGTCTGTCCAGATGGGGCTTTGGGGATGGGGATGATTGCCAGCGAGACGGCTGTGTATACAGCTCTCCTGAGGCAGAGGGAGAATGGAGCCGGCTGGTGGAGAGGCTTCAGGACTCCCAGGACTGATAAGACTGACTTCAGACCCCCTGAACTCCCCTCTGATAAATTAGAGGAAGTGAAGACAGAGACAGCCACTGAGGGAGCTCCACTAAAGAG aCTCTACACGCAGACTCTCAAGAGATTTAAAATCTCcgaggagagggtgagggacCACATCCACACCTTGGGCCTGTTCCAGCAGCCAGGGGTGGAGGTGCTGCGGGAGCCCGGGGACGATCCCTACGACTTCAAGGAGGGAGACATCGAGTACACTTTCTCCAGCTCCAAGAGGTTAAAGGGTCAAGGGCGAGAACCCACCAAGAAGGCCAAG CAGGGAGAAGAAATCACCAGCAATGGAGCACTGCCTGATGGGAAGGATGCCATGTCCATTTTTAACTCGGCGCCGAAATCAG ATGAATCAGGTCAGGACGACGGAGCTGCCAAAGCCAATCCTTCTCTGACCCGAGAGAAAGATCTAGTGGTCAACATCTCTGATCTGGACAACATATtcgatgaagatgaggaggagctggGG ACTGTTTACCCCAACCAGCACTCCACCAAGCTTGCGGTATCAACAGAAGATCGCCCTCCGGGGAAAGAAGGGAGAGTTGCAGTACCTTATCCATCAA CAGTAGCAGACCTCCAGCGCATGTTTCCCACGCCGCCTTCTTTAGAGCAGCACCCGGCCTTCTCTCCCATCATGACGTATCGCGACACTCCGAGCCAAGAGCCCCCCGCGCCCAGCGGAGCGGTCGACCACCTGCCGCCGTTAGCCTCCGCCCACCACACCGAGTACAGGATGGAGATCGAGGAGGGCATGGTCAGTCCCCGGCAGGAGGATATCAAG CCACAAATCGGCTCCTCCATGTTTGCTCCGCTGTCCTGCCTGCCCAGCCAGACTCTGCCACCACTCAAGATTCCCGAGCAGTGCTACTATCGTCCATCCTGGGCCCTCATGCCCAAAATGGAGCATTTCTCAGCGGTCATGCATGCCCAGAATAACGCTTTCATCAGGGACGGATACAC AAACGTCCCCAGTGTCAACGCGCTCACGGACCAGGAGTACGGCCAGATGAGCGCCACCACTGCCTCAGTGAGCACCACTGTTGGcatcctcccctctcctgcCACTCCCCGCTTCTCTGTGCCCACTCCACGAACTCCTCGAACACCACGGGGTATCAACGCTGCGGGCTCAGGGCAGGGTTCGGTGAAGCAGGACGGTACCGAGTTCAGCTCGCCGGTCTCCACGCCCTCCACCAGCCTGCCTCTAAGCTCTGTAGACCCATTGGCTCGGCCGGGCCCTTCCCTGCCTGAGGCCCACAGCCTGTACGCTGTCCTCCTGCTCTCAGACTCCGTCCTCAACGTCTTCAAAGATCGTAACTTTGACAGCTGCTGTATCTGTGCCTGTAATATGAATGTCAAAGGAGCTGATGTCGGGGTGTATATCCCTGATTCCACTTGTGAAGATCAGTACCGCTGTATGTGTGGCTTCAGCGCCATTGTCAACAGGCTGCTGGCCCACGGCACAGGCCTCTTCTTGGAGGATGAGCTGGATATTTTCGGTCGGACATCCGAGGTAGGCCGGGCGGCCGAGAGGAGGCTGGCTCTTTGCCGGCGGGACCCAGCTTTGGGGGACCCCAGGGCCAAACGGCCGCAGGACGCAGCCCCTGCCTCTCCCGCGGCCATGATCCTCCTGCAGGAGCAGTGTTCACAGCCCATTTCTTCCCTGGCGTCACTGCATCTCCCTCTCAGCTGTTCCTGTCACGGCCGCAAGGGGGCGCTGCTCCAAAGCTGGATGTCTGAAAAGCAGTGGGCGGACGGGAGCGATGCCTGTGTGGAGTGTTATAATGCGTTGGAGCAGGGGCTGCAGTATGTGGATAACCCCACAGGAGGGAAAGTAGATCCAGCTGTTGTCAGAAGTACCGCTCTTCACTCCTGGCCTCACACGAATG tggtggACATGAGCATGTTGTCGTCCCAGGACATGGTTCGCatgctgctgtctctgcagcCTTTCCTGCAGGATGCTATCCAGAAGAAGAGAACAGGACGGACGTGGGAGAACATCCAGCATGTTCAGGGTCCGCTCACCTGGCAGCAGTTCCATAAGATGGCTGGAAGAGGCTCCTACG GTTCGGAGGAGTCACCAGAGCCGTTACCCATTCCTACAGTGTTGCTGGGCTATGACCGTGAGAGGGACTTTTTGGCGTTGTCCCCGTTGGCGTTACCTTTCTGGGAGAAGTTGCTGCTGGAGCCTTATGGTGGACAGCGGGATGTGGCGTACTTGGTGCTGTGTCCTAATAGCCcctctctgctggctgcagcccGGGCCTTCTTCCAGGAGCTCAGCGCCGTTTACGAG ACGTGCCGCCTTGGGAAGCACCGTCCGCTGGCGAAGGTGTCCAGGGATGGACTCGTACGAGTGGGGGAAGACGTGGAGCCGGAaaagctggaggagctggacgtTGACCAGTGGTTGACTGGACCCTGGGCTggacagcagcacactgacaaCCTCAGCAAACTTAAACTTTACGCTTATACCTGCAAACAGCAAGTCG GTCCCCAGCTGTCAGCCCTGCCTCTGGACGGCAGTCTTCTGGTGCCTCCAAAAGTCCAGCCTCCCATAAACCCCACATCCTCAGCCCAACCTGCCCCCTCTGGGCAGCCTCAAGCTTGGGGCCCTGAGGGTGAACAAGCTCCAGGGGCGGCTGGTTCAGGCAACGCTCCCACGCCGAGTGGAGCAACCTCAAACCAGGCGGGCGAGACAACCCAAGGGGCAACCAGCGATTCTAAAGGGCCCTCTGGTGCCACACCATCAGCCAACACACCAGCAGAAAACTCTGAAAT CTCGTCTGAACAGTCTAGAATCGGTATCCCCACTGTGGCGGACTCGACGGACAGCCACGCCAACCCACCGGCTATTGTTATTTACATCGTGGATGCGTTTCTTAGCTCAAGTGGAGTTAGAAATGACgggggagaggaagacgagACTGACGAGGTGGAGGCAGGTAGCATTTGGCTGCTAGGGCTCCTGCGTTGCTacacagagatgctgcagaCTTTGCCTGAGACGATGAGACCTGCGCTGGTGCTACAG GTGGTGCCGTGCCAGTCGCTTCTCCAGCCAGCCAGTGGGGAGAGTCATCTGTACCTGCAACACCTGCGCTCCCTGGCCTTTTCCTGTTACTCCCAGTGCAGACGTCTGCTGCCCCAGCAAACGCACATCAAGTCCCTGACAGGCTTTGGACCAGTGTCCACTGTCAGTTCTGTACTGAAGAGCCCAGAT CATCCAAGCCCCCTGCAGCTGTACTGTCCCCCCTTCATCCTCGGTCCAACCCGTCCCAAGCAGCCAGAACAAGGGGAGATATGGGCTGAGATCCCTCCCAAATACAATGTGCTCTTTGTTGGATATTGTCTATCACATGACCAGCGCTGGATCCTGGTGTCCTGCACcgaccagcagggggagctcCTGGAGACCTGCATCATCAACATTGATGTACCCAGCAG ATCACGGAGGCCCAAGGTTTCAGCCAGGAAAATGGGACTGCAGAAGCTTTGGGAATGGTGTATTGGCCTCATCCAGATGACCTCACTGCCATGGAGGATTGTGATCGGTCGACTGGGGAGACTTGGTCACGGGGAGCTAAAAG ACTGGAGCTCACTCCTCGGGGAGCATTCCCTCCATTCAATAGGGCGCCAGCTGAAGGAGGCATGTCGCATCTGTGGGATCTCAGCTGCTGACTCCCCCTCTATCCTCAGCGCCTGCCTGGTGGCCATGGAGCCTCAGGGCTCCCTGGTGGTCATGCCTG ATGCAGTTACCATGGGCTCGGTGTTTGGCCGCAGCACTGCTCTGAACTTGCAGACCTCCCAGCTGAACACACCTCAGGATGCCTCCTGCACACACATCCTAGTCTTCCCAACTTCTGCCACCACCCAGCTGGCACCCAGCTCCTACCCCACTGAGGACAATAATG ATGACATGTTCGATCTGCCCTTTCCTGATGAACTGGAGAATGACATTGGCCATGACATGATGCTGATCACAGGGAACCTCCACCCTTCCCCTAACACCTCTCCTGTGCCCTCGCCTGGCTCTCCGTCCGGGATGGGAATGGGATCACATTTCCAGCACACCAAG AGCCAGGGAGAGCGCTTGCTGTCCAGGGACAGCCCaccagaggagctgaagcagcagccGCTGGCTCTGGGCTACTATGTCTCCACTGCACAGGCAAATGGACTTCCTCACTGGTTCTGGGCTTCCTGCCCACAGGCTGAGAGCCAGTGTCCACTCTTCCTCAAg gcctccctccaccaccataTCTCCATAGCCCAGTCAGATGAGCTGGTGTCAGAAAAGACTAAGAGGACCCCTCACCCCTTAGACTCAAAAACCACTTCTGATGTGCTCAG GTTTGTATTGGAGCAGTACAATGCCCTCTCCTGGCTGACGTGCACCCCTGCCACCCAAGACCGCCAGTCCTGCCTGCCTGTCCACTTGGCCATACTGATCCAAATGTACAATGCCATCCTGAACATGCTTTAG